A genomic region of Streptomyces rimosus contains the following coding sequences:
- the dtd gene encoding D-aminoacyl-tRNA deacylase, producing the protein MRAVVQRVDGARVEVGGETVGEIVGEGLCVLVGVTHDDTPAKAAQLARKLWSVRILDGEKSCSDTGAGLLVVSQFTLYGDARKGRRPTWNAAAPGPVAEPLVDEVVTQLRDLGAEVATGRFGADMKVSLTNDGPFTVLLEV; encoded by the coding sequence ATGCGAGCAGTGGTACAGAGGGTCGACGGCGCACGCGTCGAGGTGGGCGGCGAGACGGTCGGGGAGATCGTCGGAGAAGGGCTGTGCGTGCTGGTCGGGGTCACGCACGACGACACTCCGGCGAAGGCGGCGCAGCTCGCCCGCAAGCTGTGGTCGGTGCGGATTCTGGACGGCGAGAAGTCCTGCTCGGACACGGGTGCGGGCCTGCTGGTGGTCAGCCAGTTCACTCTCTACGGTGACGCCCGCAAGGGCCGTCGGCCCACCTGGAACGCTGCGGCCCCCGGTCCGGTGGCCGAACCCCTCGTGGACGAGGTCGTCACTCAGCTGCGCGATCTGGGCGCGGAGGTCGCCACGGGCCGCTTCGGCGCGGACATGAAGGTCTCGCTGACGAACGACGGCCCGTTCACGGTGCTGCTGGAGGTGTGA